The genomic DNA CTACTTGACTATGCTGCTACTTCATCTTCATTTGCAACGGCCAGCAATCCTTCTACGCATTTCTGACCCAGAGCAAGCAGCGAGCCCATTCCTAGCATCTCTAGCGTACTAATGTCAAAACCGAACACCTGTTTCCACCATGACCTTAACTCGATAGCGACGAGCGAGTCCAAGCCGAGATCGACAAGTGATCTTGACGTGTTGATCTCGTCGTGTGGCTTCAGTAAGAGATCGAAGAGCTTTTTTCCAATCTCTACGGCCAAGAACTCCTCAGACTCGGCTGACTTCAGAATGGCAGGATCAGCTCGGGCGCCTACTAAGAACGCTTTCAGTGCTTGGTTGGATGACCCAGCTGTATCCGCAGTTGCAGCCACACCGCTTGCGTTATGGTACGCAGCCATGCGCTTGTCGGTACGCCAGACAGCTCGATTGCCAGGACTGCTGAGCGGGGTGTCTGAGCCAAGGCCCAGCACGAACGTACGTTGATCCGTCCAGCTGCCGCTATCAACGGCCTCGGAGGCCGGAGCACTGCCTTGAGCAATTGCCAGAGTGATCGCATCGAGGAGCTCCTGCTCAGAAACACCGCGGAATCCGGTCGACTTCATCTTATCTAGCAACCCGTGACTCTGGGTAATAACGCCGATGTCAGCAACAGCGCCGATATCGATGGCAGAAGCTGCTCGCTTCAACGATTTGCGATACTGCACAAACGCATCAAGGAATGTGTTTGCGCTCGCGTAATTCGTCTGTCCAGGCTGGCCAACTGAGCCGGACAGGGAACTGAACAATAGAAAGAAGTCGAGGTGGTTGCCTTGGGTAGCATTGTGGAGGTTCCAGGTTCCGTGGACCTTTGGTGCGACTGCCGCATGCCAGTCCTCAAAGGTCATCTTCCCAAAGTTCGCGTCGCGAAGGACCATGGACATCTGTAACAACCCTTTCAGCGGGCGTGTTCCGGCAGACGTGGCTCTGGCCGCATCCTCCGGCTTGGTGACGTCTCCGGCCACAAGATGGACTTCGCATCCCATGCTTGACATTTCGTCCACAAATGCGCTGACATCAGGACTTTTCCCTGCGCTCCTAGAGAGGTAAATGAGCTCTCGAGCGCCCTGCTCAACCATCCAGCGAGAGACCGCCCGGCCAAGACCACCCAGCCCGCCTACCAACAGGTAAGATGCCGAGTCGCTGAACGTAACCTGGTATGGCCGAGAAACCGATTCGAAAGCAGACTTTGTGTTTCCGAAGTTCTCCACAAGAGATATCGTAACACGTCCAATATGCTGGCCCTTTTGCATGTAACGGTAGGCTTCTTGGATCTCCATGGCTGGAAAGACCTTGACAGGGCGAACAGGGTTGATCTTTCCGTCTTCGCAAAATTTGACAGTGGACCTGATCAGACTAGACGCTTTGAGTCAGCGCGATTCAGATTGTGGGTGAATGGAAAGTGACTTACCTTTTTAGAACGTTCGGCTTTCTCCAAAGCTGATCGATATCCACACAGCAATAGCTGCGGTTCGCAAGGAAAGGTTGCATGTCTAGTTTGGCGCCGCCTAGCAGATCTCGCTTGCCGATCTCAACCATTGTTCCAAAATCACCGACACATTTCCAGGTTGCATGGAGGAGCTCGCCGGAGAGAGAATTGAGCACAACGTCCACTCCTTCCCCATGGGTCTCTCGCATCAGATCAGCGACGAAAGAGTCGTCTCTGGAATGGAAGATGCGGTTTCTGGGAATCCCGAATTCCTCCTGCAGATATGCGACTTTATCATCGCTACCGACCGAGGTGTAGACAACGGCCTTCGCCATCTGTGCGATTTGGATAGCTGCCAGACCAACGCCTCCACAAGCACTGTGAATCAGAACAGACTGTCCCTCCGTAAGCTTACCAACGTTAATCAACGAATGTATAGCGGTGGTGTACGGCACGAGCATCGAAGATGCTTCCTCAAGTCCGGCGCCGGGAGGAATCTTCGCACATGCAAACTCAGGTACACAAATGTACTTCGCGAAAGCTGAATTCTTCAAACAAACAACACGGTCACCAATCTGGAAATCTTTGACGGATGATCCGATTCTCGTGACAACGCCGGCGGCTTCCAGACCAAATTGTcttgttgcgagctcaatAATGTTCATAGCGACGAGGATATCCTGTAAAATAATGTTAAAATCAATCAAAGTTGAGAATTAGGCAGGTAAAGCCCAAACAAAGGTAGATGACGTACCCTGAAGTTCAATCCAGCTGCGTGAACTTCGACCTCAATCTCCGTATCGCTGGGCGTTTCTCGCGACGTTTCCATCCAACGCAAGGTGTTTACCCGGCCAGGCGTTCCAACATCAAGTGCTACGTTGGTGATGGTGGAGAACGAGGAAAGCTCCCTCGGTAGGTCGAGTGGGTAGTACCTTCCAACATGAATCTGATCTTGGTGGATTGCATACTCAAAATCACCCTTCAGTAAATCTTTCGTCTCGTTACGTCGATTTTGGAACTTGCCAAAAACTTTCAGCAAATTGTCAGCGTCTGTCTCCCAGTTTGCGAGCTCGCAGGTGGCAAAGTCGACGAGCATTTCCGTCCGCATAGTCCTAGCAAAGCCGATAACTTGAGCGTAGCCTGGGTCCGTTGATTCTATATGGCAGGATCTCGTCGCCCAAAGAATTCCGGAATCGCTCAATTGCTCTAGAACCCCCTTCAACGCATCCAGCTGAGTCGCATCGAGCGTTGAGAAGAAAGGACGGGATCTATCCAGGAGACACAAAACATCGGTTCCTGGCGAAAGCTTGGGCTCTGCGAGAAGAGACTTGGTGATTTGGTATCCGGCCTTTCGGAATTGTTCGACAACTGGGTCGTCCTCCCGTTCAAGGTCTTCGAGCTTTGAATACAGCACCGACACGCTAGAAGCGGACGCACAGGTTACAGTAGGTTTAGCCACGATTGTAGTCGACAGTTTGTCTTCCATAATGCACTCGACTGTGCCGAGCCCCACAGCGGATAAATTAGCCAGCAAAGCATCGGATTGATCTTTGCTCTGGTGACTGTTGGTACCATCTACCTGGTTCGAGACCCAAGTAGGTCGTGAGC from Pyrenophora tritici-repentis strain M4 chromosome 8, whole genome shotgun sequence includes the following:
- a CDS encoding Qor, NADPH:quinone reductase and related Zn-dependent oxidoreductase; amino-acid sequence: MPRKISAAGWYDTMRKTGLDLGLAFQTMHTLESSPNSSDNKAIARVDASGSTLKIEHGYHIHPTIVDGTLQLLSCAATQGQPRKVKNWLPTSIESLTIRRCSSPLNSIVSANVTSNGSLLGEGRCISTEDGLIYLEASGIRMSLGGGPESSDLSNSHAAARYTWRPDVDFIELRNLAKTSLDRESQLALLEELTRLCLRHCAARAAARKSRPKRTQTEEQDVVQTLQDWIHRLEGTPVAAAVTSLQTVFEHLPSILEGETTVDAHLSDDIQAALESFTCAFDLKTLVQHIGHSDPTLRILEIGNDAAMPSSAVTQGLQLSSGDVSCSRYTFTSKSYMSTNDQVKMFPAMEFSTLDIGENLEEQGFDHRQYDLIIASATNLFALDNISRLIAPRGRLILQNLQSTSLWTNFVFGSRPTWVSNQVDGTNSHQSKDQSDALLANLSAVGLGTVECIMEDKLSTTIVAKPTVTCASASSVSVLYSKLEDLEREDDPVVEQFRKAGYQITKSLLAEPKLSPGTDVLCLLDRSRPFFSTLDATQLDALKGVLEQLSDSGILWATRSCHIESTDPGYAQVIGFARTMRTEMLVDFATCELANWETDADNLLKVFGKFQNRRNETKDLLKGDFEYAIHQDQIHVGRYYPLDLPRELSSFSTITNVALDVGTPGRVNTLRWMETSRETPSDTEIEVEVHAAGLNFRDILVAMNIIELATRQFGLEAAGVVTRIGSSVKDFQIGDRVVCLKNSAFAKYICVPEFACAKIPPGAGLEEASSMLVPYTTAIHSLINVGKLTEGQSVLIHSACGGVGLAAIQIAQMAKAVVYTSVGSDDKVAYLQEEFGIPRNRIFHSRDDSFVADLMRETHGEGVDVVLNSLSGELLHATWKCVGDFGTMVEIGKRDLLGGAKLDMQPFLANRSYCCVDIDQLWRKPNVLKSLIRSTVKFCEDGKINPVRPVKVFPAMEIQEAYRYMQKGQHIGRVTISLVENFGNTKSAFESVSRPYQVTFSDSASYLLVGGLGGLGRAVSRWMVEQGARELIYLSRSAGKSPDVSAFVDEMSSMGCEVHLVAGDVTKPEDAARATSAGTRPLKGLLQMSMVLRDANFGKMTFEDWHAAVAPKVHGTWNLHNATQGNHLDFFLLFSSLSGSVGQPGQTNYASANTFLDAFVQYRKSLKRAASAIDIGAVADIGVITQSHGLLDKMKSTGFRGVSEQELLDAITLAIAQGSAPASEAVDSGSWTDQRTFVLGLGSDTPLSSPGNRAVWRTDKRMAAYHNASGVAATADTAGSSNQALKAFLVGARADPAILKSAESEEFLAVEIGKKLFDLLLKPHDEINTSRSLVDLGLDSLVAIELRSWWKQVFGFDISTLEMLGMGSLLALGQKCVEGLLAVANEDEVAA